In the Primulina eburnea isolate SZY01 chromosome 15, ASM2296580v1, whole genome shotgun sequence genome, attaaaagagatagatTCAAAAGATTTTCAAATGGATATTAAATTACTCTCAATAAAAATGTATATTATcctcaataatcagaaatgttGACATCAATGCATGCAATTCGAGATTTCCATAATTTTAAAGAGTTAATGTATGATATAATACTCCAAAAAGCATtcaatgtataatttttgtcCTTGAGATGCCTTATTTGAATTtgctatttaaaaataaaaagaacaaTTGAATAATGCTACAACGTTTTGGACACTTTATATTTTATTCTCAAATAATTATATTGCCTTCAAAATTTCGTTAATCATACTATTGACAACTCATCAGCAGGGAAAAAATTCTCTAAGCTGAAGTTAATCTAAAAGTATATTCGATCAAGCTTTGTTAACGATTGACAAAAATATTATTCGAAACTGGACTATACGAATTTGCTAAAAAAATTCGTCTCTAAAACAactagaaaaatattatttatgtaattatttcaactttattttacttattattaatataatacatTATTTATGGTCATTTGATcatatttatatgttttttatttacGAACTTTGACAATTATTTTTTCTTAACAAGAAAagtcccttttttttttttttttttttttctctcgatCTCCATCGATCACTGGTACGACAACTCTTGTATATTTTATAAATGTTATTATGCTTGTGGGATTTGTCAGTTTAAATTCAAAATACCATCCAGATTACACCCTGTCCTTtgaaaaatgtaattttatttatttatttttatatcaaatagttATGTCTTTGAAACATATAGCTTCTGATTTCTTACAAATGATGTATGGGTAAATACCTTCATGAAACTTAAACTTACGTTaagttatattaaaaattatgtATTTATACTTTTGCTTCATAaaaaaagagtaggtctcatgtgagaccgtctcacggatcttagtctgtgagacgggtcaactctacccatattcataacaaaaagtaatactcttagcataaaaagtaatactatttcatggatgacccaaataagagatccgtctcacaaatacgatccgtgagaccgtctcacacaagtttttgccataaaaaaatatgtttgcacTCCTTGAGCCAATATATCTTCTCTCAGATGAAAattgatataaaatattaaaaatatgatattaatatatgatatctGATTATcagttgtttcaaatctgatactaatatatgattatattatataatactcaaacatatataaaaattattattataaatgacTAATTTGtctttttggatgaaaatcagtacaaaacattgaaaatatgATACTGATATATTATATTTACCAGTTGTTTTAGATCTTGTACTAACATATGATTTTTAAGTACCAAAATATATGTAGCAAATATTAATATTGTTATTCTAATTTTATACTCAAAATCTTATTTTTTGTATAATATATTAGTTTGTATTCaaatatcataaattaataCCTTATTTTGTATCGATTTTCATCCGAAAAGACAAATAAACATGAAAGTAAGAACAATTACGTGTGTTGTGTGGGAGGAAATATTGGGTGGGGAGGAGAAGATAATAAAAATGTAGGGAGAAAAGGGggtacatatatatttattatctaTTTACTAATATATCTTCTCTCTTTTCCttaatactttatttttataaagTATGCCTCATCTGTGCACCAATATTTTAGTCTTGTTATTCTATTCAATTCCAATTTCTTTTTGTTAACAATAAATATtatgctattttttttttttttgagtgaaTTATATTACTCTATATTTCAGTTAGCATGGAATATAAAACCCAAATTCAATATGTTATAAAAACTCGGAAATATTTATCCAAAAATCCTGATTTATGCATTTTTTGATTACGAGGACGACTGATCAGGTCTAGAAATTGTATTTCTAGTATGAATTTGGGCAAGGTGTGCATATATGGCCGTGTAGTCAAAATTTGTAGGACCTGGTCCGAAGAAGAGTGGTCAATAATCCCTCAATGATATCATGCTTTAAAACCCCAACTAACAATACAGATttaacatatatttttattattcacGCAATTAATTGCAACACATCATGGAATTTTACAACATAACAGATGAGACGTTTTCAAGGGTCAGTTATGtgagataaatattttatttatgccacaaacaaaaaaatattattttctatattaaaaaatattactttttatgatacCTACGTAAATATGAACATTATTGATTCGTGTCACAAAGAGTCTTAAAACATACCACCGGTCCACCCAGCAGTTTCAGGAAATGAATACCTCATTTAAGTATGTTTTGCGGACAGCCCTAATAAAACACTGCCGAAGAACCTTATACTGAGCAAATGACGGTCACATATTCATTATGGAATTCAAACCATACCCCACCTTTTATTACAACCTCCTATTCAATACCAGCATCGTCCCATATTTATTAATGCAAAGGGGGGCTAGGCTTGCTTGCTTCATCAAGAAAATTTCTAGAAAATACTCCAACCCAATTAATAAAAACACAACTTGAAGCACTACTGTTTTTTCTCAAGAAATGGAGTCCAACAGTATTGAATTCCCAACTGATACCGAAGGTTATGCCAATGAAGATGAAATCTCAGACCACTCTCCTCCGAAACCATCTCATGGTAATAATCCAGCAACAAACGTTCAAGACCTTCTTGAATGCCCTGTCTGCACCAGTTCTATGTACCCTCCTATCCACCAGGTTAGTCATCTCCAGCTCTCTCTTTGTTTGTTTTCTTCCCCCAACTTTAGTTGGTTGGTTATTAGTTATTTGATTGTCTCGAGATTTTAACAGTTTCTTGCTATTTTTGACACATGTATTAAGAGAACTCAATCTCATCGGTAATGGAGTCTATGGTAAAAGTTCGAGGTATCAGTAATGAACTGCCAAGCCAAAAGTTTAAACTCCATCTTATTCCACATTCTTATGATCTTGACAACCATAGTAGATGAAAATATAATGAACAAATTTGTCTTTGCAGCAGGTAGGTAGTAGAAATTTGAGGATTCAAAATAATCAAGTCTGATTCATGTCTTTGATGAcggttaattatgtaattttgAAAGCATTGGCATAGTCTAAAATGAGTTATTGGGTGGAATATATTAGGGTCAAGTGGATCGATGGTGGAGTATTTTGTTTATTCTAAGTTAAAAAAAGTCCTTTTCGTATTGTTGAATTGCGTGCCGACAGATTTCTCGTGATGTTACTACGTAAGTTTCTAACATGGAGTTGATAATTACAGTGCCAAAACGGGCACACCCTTTGTTCTACCTGTAAAGCAAAGGTTCACAACAAGTGCCCAACTTGTAGACACGAGCTTGGTGATATAAGATGCTTAGCGCTGGAGAAATTGGCCGAATCACTCGAACTTCCTTGCAAGCATGGCTCCCTTGGATGCCCTGAGATCTTCCCTTATTATGGTAAGTCGAAACACGAAGCCATATGTAACTTTCGGCCTTACAGCTGCCCTTACGCCGGATCGAAATGCTCAGTCGTCGGGGATACTGAAAGTCTTGTTACTCACTTGAGAGATGATCACAAGGTCGACATGCATTCCGGCTGCACGTTTAACCATCGCTACGTGAAATCAAATCCTCGAGATGTGGAGAACGCCACATGGATGCTAACTGTGAGTAGTGCTGCTTAATATAATTTCTCTCAGTCTTAAGAAATCACATTGCATGGCATTAATGTGAATGGTTGTACCCTTTCCTAATTTACCCAGGTTTTTCATTGCTTTGGTCGATATTTCTGTCTACATTTCGAGGCTTTTCAAATCGGGACCGCTCCTGTTTACATGGCGTTTGTTCGTTTCATGGGAGACGAGACGGAGGGGAGGAGCTACCGCTACAGTTTGGAGGTGGGAGGGAATGGTCGGAAGCTTATGTGGGAGGGCACACCTCGCAGCATTAGAGACAGTCACCGAAAGGTACGAGACTGTCACGATGGCCTCATCATACAACGAAACATGGCACTATCTTTTTCTGGAGGAGACAAGAAAGAGCTCAGGCTTCGTGTAATTGGCCGAATTTGGAAAGAACAAAGTAACCCAGATGAATCTTTGTAGCTCATATATCATATTTTAGCTTACAATGTTGCTAGCCAGCCTCTGTGTGGAATTACATTAGAACATGGAATTTTTGTCTTTCGAATTatctattattatattatattatatatttttctagagaaaaaaaaatattagtacATGGGAGGTGCCACGTCAACAGCGGAAACCCAAAACAGTCCCACGCGTGGACTCAATCATGACCTCACACTTTACTCCGCTCATCACTCGGTGCATGAACACCTTCAGCACCCGAACTTTGCCTACCAGCTTCATGCGAGTCTCTATCTCCATCGGCGTCCCCGTCGTGAAACCTCCTATGGGAATTCCGTTACTGCCGTCTCCGATCGAAGCCTTCAACGGCGATGGTAATGGATACTTCTGCAGATCAAACTTCGCCGATATTTTCTGGCTCCCGCCGCCACCGATTCTTCCAGCGGGGATGAAAACGACTCCCACAGGCTGGCCGGAGTAGACGAGCTGCAGCGAGCTGTCGTAGTGGGAGAACTCGTCGCGATTAGGATTTTTCACGGTGAGGTATTGGAAGAACTCGAAGTTAACAGTGCCGTTTGAGATGGAGAAGGTCGGGAACTGAACGGCGTTAACAGCGATTACCGGCTGCTTGGGCTTGAAGACGAAGAAGTAGACTGCTACGGCGGCGGCGGCGATGGCGAGGAGGAAGGCGGTGGCCACTACGCATGATGCTAGATTAGTACGGCCAGAGCTGGGTTTGGCACGGTCAGATCTACGAAGATATTGATTCTCATTCATTGCATTTCCTTTTCTTAGATCAGATTAGACAGACGACCAGACATGGGTGGGAAGTAAAGAGAGGTTTAGTGGGTTTTCGAATAAAGCATCGGTTTTACTTTTATGACATGACAAGGAAAGAAttacacacaaatatatatataaaatctaaATTCACACAATCAAATTAGAATAAATTTAAGTGATAATCTATATTAAACAGGATTTGAAACCATATTAAATTGTCGGTTTTTCTCCACAATCAAGACTTTGTTGAACTAGGTGGAGTCCACTATATTAATCCTGTATATAAAATCAACTATTGTTGTCCGTATCTGAGTCGATGGAATAGTTGAACATTTTACCGTAAGAACTTTAACTCCCTCATGTTACTTTCTCAAACAAACATGTCGCACATAATTTTCCTAATATAGTTTACCTAAATAATTTTCCTAATACAGTTTTTTTACTAACGTTGTTTATAGACTattacattaaaataatacgagtttcatcaaaataatattaaaaaaagtaACTATTGAAACTGGAGGAAAATCACTTTATACTTTCTGGTTTGGAaaatccataattttattttattctcgTTAGCcctaaaaaagaaaaagaaaagaaaaagaaaaaacaaaaccTACACTTTAAATCTAAAATTCTCCAATTGTGACATAAATGTCTTTTAGCTCAATGCAGAACAGGACTCGCAAAGAAAAAACAAACGAGAATAATAAATTGGCAAAGCTCTACAAGTCATTTCCAGTTAATGCTGAACAAATTGAAAATAGACGACCAGATAGAAATTATCTTTGCGACTCGACAATATAAACTACGGTCATTCACAAGTCACAACCAACAGTATGTGCATTGCGTAGATATCATACATATCTATGTACTGATTTTTAAGCAGAACTTCATATATTGTTAGACCATTTCCTCGAGACGGCTATCCATAATAATGGACACCGAATCAAGGAATGTAGCTTCACTATAGCCCGGGATCACACAGTCCCAAGCTTCTCGGATGATCTCCTCGATGACAGACTCTTTCCTCACCGTCTCTCTACACATCATGCTTCCTATGGCATATGGAGTAAGGCCTTTCTCTGTGCCTTTCTTCAGAAGCATGGTTGATAAACGTAGCACGCGAGCACATTCAAGCGGGAGCTCCCAACCATGGAATTTGAGCAAGGCGATGTCGTTTTCTGCATCCATTGATTGTATGTACTCTAGGGTCTCAGCACTGAAAGGCTGGCGAGCTTGGGGCCAGTACAGCCAGTCAAATGTGCAATCTTCAAACTACAAGGACATGAAGAATAATACGGTTGGAAAGTGAGATTATATTGGATAAAGCTGGAAGACTATCAGTTAAAAACTtgtatcatcaacatatacatattACCATGTATATATCAAAATGAAAGAATGACAAATGCCAGAAAACATATTTATGGCTATATCATGTACAAGAATAATTTGACCAAGACGATATTCATGGAAAATTTTTGACAATATATTTAAGGTTAAAAAATTATTCCACAGACAGGGACATTGACACAGATGAAAAGTGAGAAGCTGGGGCTGGGGAGGAGACAGGAGTGAGAAATGGTACATATTCATATCGTCGCAAATATATCATCTGGACCTCTAATATATTTGTAGCAGAAAATAACTGTGGTCATTGCAAACCACAAACCTTTTCGAGTTAGCCATCATATACTTGTGAACACATTAGTCATACGAGCAAGGGAATTCCTAGAAGAataaagtttatttttcttaatCATAAATTTCAGTTATAAGGAGTATGCATTGAAACTATCTAGTGGGCAAATTAATTTAAGGAAATTTATAAGTAACGGGGCAGGACAATTTTGGTACTAGATGAGATTGCACACAAAATGATAGAGTGAGCAACGTACAAATTCTATGCGAACAAGTAAAAAAGGTTAACTAAGAAAAACAAGAACAAAAAAGTAGATTCAAAACTTACACTATACGGCAAGCAGTAGCCGTGATCAATTGGGATTAGCACAGTTTGGCTGTCTTCACCTTTACTCACCAATATATTTCCAGCATGCCTATCTGCATTGGCCATCCTCATATCCAACACTGCAATCTTGTGCACTTCCTGAATTGGAAAGGCACTAGGCCCCATATCCTCACAACTTCCACTATTCTCCATGAACATTTGCAAGGACCCGGTCTTAACAGACACCCCATCAGGATGATTAAAACCACTGTGAAGGCACTTGACATAAACAGTTGGAGGAACTCCGGCAAATCCCCTGAGCTCTCCTGTAAACGAGCGCCGACCACTCATTGGATGATCGAGTAAGTAGACAGCACACTCCCGGATCGCACCTTCTCCAACTCTGGTTCCTTTCTTCAATCCTTCACCATCTTCTGACAGAGGAAGCCCACGAGGGTTATTCACAGCCATAGGCTCCTCATCAGTTGGCTTGAAAACCGATAAATATTTGGTACCCGAAGAATCCAACATAAAGTACGCTCCTCCAGTACCTTCTGATGACCTAATTGGACATTTTCCACTATCCAGACCATTCATGGTAGAATTTATCAAATCACTAATCTCTGGAAAAATCTGGATCTTTGGGTTAACAATAACAGGCTCCAGAGCTCTCTCTCTAATGGGGGTCTTGGTTGGAACATAAAGATTATGATCATGCTTTGAATCACCCCCACACTTTCTCGGATCATTAACCTGTGGTGCTACAATGGACAGTTCAAAGTTCTTACCCACCGGGGTAGCCCTAATTTTAGCTGACTTCCGAACAAGCAAATAAATCACAGCATCAGAATTATCCTTTGAGAGATGGTTTATCAGCGTCTGGTCCTCAATCAACTTGTCGTTAAGCAAGATATCTTGATCCTCAACATGTTCAAAATTTTGTTTCTTTGCTATCTGACGCTTAACGTAAGCAACATCTTGGCTTTTCTCAACATGAAAGGTGAATTCTTTCCCACAACTCGTCCTCACAGTAATGACCTGTAGGTCAGACAGGCGGAGGACCAAATGCAGAACATTTCCATTGCTCACGCCATAATCTCTCATAAGGGAATTGCTCCGTGCCAATTCCCTACCTCGACAAACCAATTTTTGGTTCCTCGTGAATATCCCTTTACAATTTTGAATCCGAAGCTTCAGCGATTCAATGGAATCCGACTCGAGGACACACATTGGAACCAGCGAGCCCGACATAGCAACATAGATCAAAATAGATTCCGGAGTAAGTTGAGGGGATTGGGGAGGCGAAAAAATCATATTATCCTCCCGAAACGGGATAATGGAAACCAATCCAGCCGAAGACATTATGACACCCCACaaactcaaatctgaaacctAAAAATACTAAGTCGGACCCCCCAAAACACAAATGTTCACCGAATTTTCATAAATGTGATATTCATCATCATTCACAGGCCTGAATCAAACAGTAAGAAAGTCGATAATAAAAATGAATTCCCAGATCCACGTTTTAAGGAATAAATCAAAATTCTAACGAGCTAAACAATCAATCAATTGAACAAATGGAGAAAAAAGAAGAGACTTACCAGAGAGCAGGAACCGATGGAAAACGGCGCCCTCGGCTGAGGAGACAATGGAGGAAGAATCGAAATTGGGAGTGGGAGCAATTAGATTGAAAATGAGGAGATTCACGTGTTTTGAATAGGTGGAAGGCACAAGGAAAATGGATgattctatttttatgcagAAATTGAATTTGGTTGGTGAAGAAGAAAGCAAACGCGGTTTTGCCGTAATAGTTAACGATTCTGACTACTATTTAACGCCGTTACACAAATGGGCTTGACTCCGATACTATTTTTCTCTGGAGATATCTTTTTACATGGCTATATATGGTTTAATCGACCCTATCTCTGTTGGCAGCCTGCACGGGCAGAGTGAAACAATCCGCTATATAGTAGGATAAATCGATctgatatataattaatatataaataaaatttgattgAATTGGATCTAATTAGAAATTCATCTTATAAAATTGATTTGTGAGACAATctgagaatttttatttttatttatgatttgAGCATATATCTTACTAGATAAGTTTGTGTTTCCAATATATTATCTTGTATTAATGTTCTCGATTCGAGGTTGAACAACCATTACTTGGAGAAGAAGTAAGATATCAAGCATTCCTAggagtttttttttattaaaattatatttttgaatttgTAAGATCaagttttttatatatatataaaaaattaaaattatatttttgaatttgTAAGATCaagttttttatatatatataaaaaattaaaaatataatagaacAAATCAAATACTTTAAATCTTATAATtgtgttatattttatacaaaccGTAACTCCAAAATATTTGTGCTATTATTTTTTACGTCACCCATATTACATGAAAATTGGAGTAAAATTagtatcaatttttttttttaaaaaaaatggagtaaaagaatttaattctgaaaaatcaatatttttggGGTATTATTTGGAATTGATGGTGAAAAACATGTGCCGTTTGATGATCTGTTTGGCTTTCCGTTATAGAATTTATAGTTTCG is a window encoding:
- the LOC140814878 gene encoding E3 ubiquitin-protein ligase SINAT3-like; protein product: MESNSIEFPTDTEGYANEDEISDHSPPKPSHGNNPATNVQDLLECPVCTSSMYPPIHQCQNGHTLCSTCKAKVHNKCPTCRHELGDIRCLALEKLAESLELPCKHGSLGCPEIFPYYGKSKHEAICNFRPYSCPYAGSKCSVVGDTESLVTHLRDDHKVDMHSGCTFNHRYVKSNPRDVENATWMLTVFHCFGRYFCLHFEAFQIGTAPVYMAFVRFMGDETEGRSYRYSLEVGGNGRKLMWEGTPRSIRDSHRKVRDCHDGLIIQRNMALSFSGGDKKELRLRVIGRIWKEQSNPDESL
- the LOC140814879 gene encoding uncharacterized protein, whose translation is MNENQYLRRSDRAKPSSGRTNLASCVVATAFLLAIAAAAVAVYFFVFKPKQPVIAVNAVQFPTFSISNGTVNFEFFQYLTVKNPNRDEFSHYDSSLQLVYSGQPVGVVFIPAGRIGGGGSQKISAKFDLQKYPLPSPLKASIGDGSNGIPIGGFTTGTPMEIETRMKLVGKVRVLKVFMHRVMSGVKCEVMIESTRGTVLGFRC
- the LOC140813888 gene encoding phosphatidylinositol 4-kinase gamma 4-like; this encodes MSSAGLVSIIPFREDNMIFSPPQSPQLTPESILIYVAMSGSLVPMCVLESDSIESLKLRIQNCKGIFTRNQKLVCRGRELARSNSLMRDYGVSNGNVLHLVLRLSDLQVITVRTSCGKEFTFHVEKSQDVAYVKRQIAKKQNFEHVEDQDILLNDKLIEDQTLINHLSKDNSDAVIYLLVRKSAKIRATPVGKNFELSIVAPQVNDPRKCGGDSKHDHNLYVPTKTPIRERALEPVIVNPKIQIFPEISDLINSTMNGLDSGKCPIRSSEGTGGAYFMLDSSGTKYLSVFKPTDEEPMAVNNPRGLPLSEDGEGLKKGTRVGEGAIRECAVYLLDHPMSGRRSFTGELRGFAGVPPTVYVKCLHSGFNHPDGVSVKTGSLQMFMENSGSCEDMGPSAFPIQEVHKIAVLDMRMANADRHAGNILVSKGEDSQTVLIPIDHGYCLPYSFEDCTFDWLYWPQARQPFSAETLEYIQSMDAENDIALLKFHGWELPLECARVLRLSTMLLKKGTEKGLTPYAIGSMMCRETVRKESVIEEIIREAWDCVIPGYSEATFLDSVSIIMDSRLEEMV